A single Argentina anserina chromosome 7, drPotAnse1.1, whole genome shotgun sequence DNA region contains:
- the LOC126802603 gene encoding nuclear transcription factor Y subunit B-1-like isoform X1, with protein sequence MAEAPTSPAGGNESGGEQSPQNGSSSTVREQDRYLPIANISRIMKKALPPNGKIAKDAKDTVQECVSEFISFVTSEASDKCQKEKRKTINGDDLLWAMATLGFEEYIEPLRIYLARYRELEGDAKGSARGGEGSAKGTPVGVMPGQNSQFVHQPPLNYVSSQEDYYVPLNNLGNGS encoded by the exons ATGGCGGAGGCACCGACGAGCCCGGCCGGCGGGAACGAGAGCGGCGGCGAGCAGAGCCCGCAGAACGGGAGCAGCAGCACCGTGAGGGAGCAGGACAGGTACCTCCCAATCGCGAACATCAGTCGGATTATGAAGAAGGCGCTGCCGCCAAACGGCAAGATCGCCAAGGATGCTAAGGACACTGTCCAGGAATGCGTCTCTGAATTCATCAGCTTCGTCACCAGCGA GGCGAGTGATAAGTGccagaaggagaagaggaagacgattaatggtGATGATTTGCTCTGGGCGATGGCTACGTTAGGGTTTGAGGAGTATATTGAGCCGCTCAGGATTTACTTGGCTAGGTACAGGGAG TTGGAG GGTGATGCAAAGGGTTCTGCAAGGGGTGGGGAAGGATCGGCTAAAGGGACTCCGGTTGGAGTTATGCCTGGGCAAAATTCACAG TTTGTTCATCAGCCACCACTGAACTATGTCAGTAGTCAA GAGGATTATTATGTGCCTTTGAACAATTTGGGGAATGGAAGTTGa
- the LOC126802612 gene encoding probable RNA-binding protein ARP1 → MTMSNNVNQFGDTTLTKVFVGGLAWETPKEALREHFDKYGEIFEAVIISDKLTGRSKGYGFVTFKEAEAAKKACEEATPVINGRRANCNLASLGARRPRSASTTTPPPQRVSNGGGARAMSPAPANHVQWYYPIGTPAPASVPFHHQHHQAVPFYGYSPTYIATDMGYNHKLGYSTGGSYMNGHYSPQVYHSHQPIVGPNTLMPMYPLYHYHHQSHTMGLPAQFFPPTTAGHVATVPAIMTKPASIAPNNTVCLAVE, encoded by the exons ATGACAATGAGCAACAACGTTAACCAGTTCGGCGATACGACGCTGACCAAAGTCTTCGTCGGAGGGCTGGCCTGGGAGACTCCCAAGGAGGCTCTGAGAGAGCACTTCGACAAGTACGGTGAGATCTTTGAGGCCGTCATCATCTCAGATAAGCTCACCGGAAGATCCAAGGGCTACGGCTTC GTGACGTTCAAGGAGGCTGAAGCGGCCAAGAAGGCTTGCGAGGAAGCCACACCGGTCATCAACGGCCGCCGTGCCAACTGCAACCTGGCCTCGCTCGGGGCTCGCCGCCCTAGGTCGGCCTCGACCACCACCCCTCCTCCTCAACGAG TATCAAATGGTGGAGGAGCAAGGGCCATGTCGCCGGCACCGGCGAATCACGTTCAGTGGTACTACCCGATAGGGACCCCAGCACCAGCTTCTGTACCATTTCATCACCAGCATCATCAGGCAGTTCCGTTCTATGG ATACTCCCCAACCTACATTGCAACTGATATGGGCTACAATCAT AAGCTGGGATACAGTACTGGTGGGAGTTACATGAATGGGCATTACTCTCCTCAAGTGTATCATAGCCACCAGCCTATTGTTGGTCCAAACACATTGATGCCAATGTACCCTCTTTACCATTATCACCATCAATCACATACAATGGGGTTACCTGCTCAATTCTTCCCACCAACCACCGCAGGTCACGTCGCAACGGTCCCGGCAATCATGACGAAACCGGCCTCAATTGCTCCCAATAACACAG TGTGCTTGGCTGTGGAATAG